One region of Enterobacter ludwigii genomic DNA includes:
- a CDS encoding PTS mannose/fructose/sorbose/N-acetylgalactosamine transporter subunit IIC has translation MEISLLQALALGVLAFIAGLDMFNGLTHMHRPVVLGPLVGLILGDLHTGILTGGTLELVWMGLAPLAGAQPPNVIIGTIVGTAFAISTGVKPEVAVGVAVPFAVAVQMGITFLFSVMSGVMSRCDRMAANADTHGIERVNYLALLALGIFYFLCAFLPIYFGAEHAKTAIDVLPARLIDGLGVAGGIMPAIGFAVLLKIMMKNVYIPYFIIGFVAAAWLKLPVLAIAAAALAMALIDLMRKTPEPTAPASRKEEFEDGI, from the coding sequence ATGGAAATCAGTCTGTTGCAGGCACTGGCGTTGGGCGTTCTCGCCTTTATCGCCGGCCTGGATATGTTTAACGGCTTAACACATATGCACCGCCCGGTGGTACTCGGGCCGTTGGTTGGCCTGATTCTGGGCGATCTACACACCGGTATTTTGACCGGCGGGACGTTAGAACTGGTCTGGATGGGACTGGCACCGCTGGCAGGCGCACAGCCACCAAACGTGATTATCGGCACGATTGTAGGCACAGCGTTTGCTATCAGCACGGGCGTGAAGCCGGAAGTTGCCGTTGGCGTCGCCGTCCCGTTTGCCGTTGCGGTACAGATGGGGATCACGTTCCTCTTCTCGGTGATGTCTGGCGTGATGTCGCGCTGCGATCGCATGGCGGCCAATGCGGATACTCACGGTATTGAACGGGTCAACTATCTGGCACTGCTGGCCCTCGGTATCTTCTACTTCCTGTGTGCTTTCCTGCCAATTTACTTCGGTGCAGAACACGCGAAAACCGCCATTGATGTTCTGCCAGCACGGTTGATTGATGGTCTTGGCGTCGCGGGCGGCATCATGCCAGCTATCGGTTTTGCCGTGCTGCTGAAGATCATGATGAAAAACGTCTACATCCCTTACTTCATTATCGGTTTTGTGGCCGCAGCCTGGCTCAAGCTTCCGGTACTGGCGATTGCCGCTGCTGCCCTGGCAATGGCACTTATCGACCTGATGCGTAAAACACCTGAACCGACAGCACCTGCGTCCCGGAAAGAGGAATTCGAAGATGGCATCTAA
- a CDS encoding PTS system mannose/fructose/sorbose family transporter subunit IID — MASNQTTLPGVSESEETLLTGVNENVYEDQSIGAELTRKDINRVAWRSMLLQASFNYERMQASGWLYGLLPALKKIHTNKRDLARAMKGHMGFFNTHPFLVTFVIGIILAMERSKQDVNSIQSTKIAVGAPLGGIGDAMFWLTLLPICGGIGASLALQGSILGAVVFIVLFNVVHLGLRFGLAHYAYRMGVAAIPLIKANTKKVGHAASIVGMTVIGALVATYVRLNTTLEIKAGDAVVKLQADVIDKLMPAFLPLVYTLTMFWLVRRGWSPLRLIGITVVLGVVGKFCHFL, encoded by the coding sequence ATGGCATCTAATCAAACAACTTTGCCTGGCGTTTCTGAAAGCGAAGAGACCCTGCTCACTGGCGTGAATGAGAACGTCTACGAAGACCAAAGTATCGGTGCCGAGCTGACGAGAAAGGACATTAACCGCGTAGCCTGGCGTTCCATGCTGCTGCAGGCCTCGTTTAACTACGAACGTATGCAGGCCTCCGGCTGGCTGTATGGCTTACTGCCTGCGCTGAAAAAGATCCACACCAATAAGCGGGATCTGGCGCGTGCCATGAAAGGTCACATGGGCTTCTTCAACACCCATCCGTTCCTGGTGACCTTCGTTATCGGCATCATCCTGGCCATGGAGCGCTCCAAGCAGGATGTGAACAGCATCCAGAGCACCAAAATTGCCGTGGGCGCACCACTCGGCGGCATTGGTGACGCCATGTTCTGGCTAACTTTGCTGCCCATATGCGGTGGGATTGGCGCAAGCCTGGCGTTGCAGGGTTCCATTCTGGGCGCCGTGGTCTTTATCGTGCTGTTTAACGTGGTGCATCTGGGCCTGCGTTTTGGTCTGGCGCATTACGCCTACCGGATGGGCGTCGCAGCGATCCCGCTGATTAAGGCCAATACCAAAAAGGTTGGTCACGCGGCCTCTATTGTCGGGATGACGGTGATTGGCGCGCTGGTGGCAACCTATGTCCGCCTTAATACCACGCTCGAAATCAAGGCCGGTGATGCCGTCGTCAAACTGCAGGCCGACGTTATCGACAAGCTGATGCCTGCCTTCCTGCCACTGGTCTATACCCTGACGATGTTCTGGCTGGTACGCCGTGGCTGGAGCCCACTGCGTCTGATTGGTATCACCGTGGTGCTCGGTGTTGTCGGTAAATTCTGTCACTTCCTGTAA
- the kbaZ gene encoding tagatose-bisphosphate aldolase subunit KbaZ, whose translation MERKVKHLTEMVEQHKRGNSNGIYAVCSAHPLVLEAAIRYAHSHQTPILIEATSNQVDQFGGYTGMTPADFYGFVCQLAESLNFPTSLLILGGDHLGPNRWQNLPAEQAMANADDLIKSYVAAGFKKIHLDCSMSCEDDPVPLTDAIVAGRAARLAKIAEETCREQFGVSDLVYVIGTEVPVPGGAHETLNELAVTTPEAARATLEAHRHAFEKEGLNAIWPRIVGLVVQPGVEFDHAHVCDYQPHKAVALSKMVKAYDTLVFEAHSTDYQRPQALRQLVKDHFAILKVGPALTFALREALFSLAAIEEELLPAKASSGLRHVLENVMLDRPEYWQSHYHGDGNARRLARGYSYSDRVRYYWPDSQIDDAFERLVRNLADEPIPLPLISQYLPLQYSKVREGALKSTPRELILDHIQDILQQYHAACEGVTTQHA comes from the coding sequence ATGGAGAGGAAAGTGAAACATCTGACAGAAATGGTGGAACAACATAAACGGGGGAATTCAAACGGGATTTATGCCGTCTGTTCCGCACATCCACTGGTACTTGAAGCTGCAATTCGTTACGCCCACTCGCATCAGACGCCGATATTAATTGAGGCCACCTCCAACCAGGTGGATCAGTTTGGTGGCTATACCGGCATGACGCCCGCTGATTTTTACGGGTTTGTTTGTCAGCTTGCGGAATCCCTTAATTTCCCGACTTCACTGTTGATCCTCGGCGGGGATCATCTGGGGCCCAACCGCTGGCAAAATCTACCTGCGGAACAGGCGATGGCAAATGCCGACGATCTGATCAAAAGCTATGTTGCTGCCGGGTTCAAAAAGATCCACCTCGACTGCAGTATGTCATGCGAAGACGATCCCGTTCCCCTGACCGACGCGATCGTCGCCGGGCGCGCCGCGCGTCTGGCGAAAATTGCCGAAGAGACCTGTCGTGAACAGTTTGGCGTGTCTGACCTGGTCTACGTCATCGGCACTGAAGTGCCTGTTCCCGGTGGGGCGCATGAAACCCTGAATGAACTCGCCGTCACAACACCGGAAGCGGCACGCGCCACGCTGGAAGCACACCGTCACGCTTTCGAGAAAGAAGGTTTAAACGCTATCTGGCCGCGCATTGTTGGCCTGGTCGTTCAGCCTGGCGTTGAGTTTGACCATGCCCATGTGTGTGACTACCAACCGCACAAGGCCGTCGCGCTGAGCAAAATGGTGAAAGCGTACGACACGCTGGTGTTTGAAGCGCACTCCACCGATTACCAGAGGCCGCAAGCACTTCGCCAGCTGGTAAAAGATCACTTCGCGATCCTGAAAGTCGGCCCAGCTTTGACCTTCGCTCTGCGAGAAGCGTTGTTTTCACTGGCCGCCATTGAAGAAGAACTGCTGCCTGCCAAAGCCAGTTCTGGCCTGCGTCACGTACTGGAAAACGTGATGCTCGATCGCCCGGAATACTGGCAAAGCCATTACCACGGTGACGGCAATGCACGACGCCTGGCGCGCGGCTATAGCTACTCTGACCGCGTCCGCTATTACTGGCCAGACAGCCAGATTGACGATGCCTTTGAGCGACTGGTACGCAATCTGGCTGACGAGCCCATTCCTCTGCCGCTGATCAGCCAGTACCTGCCGTTGCAGTACAGCAAAGTTCGCGAGGGCGCTCTCAAGTCAACGCCACGGGAGCTCATCCTCGACCACATTCAGGACATACTTCAGCAGTACCACGCCGCCTGCGAAGGCGTAACGACTCAACACGCATAA
- the kbaY gene encoding tagatose-bisphosphate aldolase subunit KbaY, whose amino-acid sequence MSIISTKYLLQDAQAKGYAVPAFNIHNAETIQAILEVCSEMRSPVILAGTPGTFKHIALEEIYALCSAYSVTYDMPLALHLDHHESLDDIRRKVNAGVRSAMIDGSHYPFEQNVKLVKSVVDFCHLNDCSVEAELGRLGGVEDDMSVDAESAFLTDPQEAKRFVELTGVDSLAVAIGTAHGLYTKRPKIDFQRLAEIREVVTVPLVLHGASDVPDEYVRRTIELGVCKVNVATELKIAFSDAVKAWFADNPQGNDPRFYMRVGMDAMKEVVRSKITVCGSANRLLLPAEA is encoded by the coding sequence ATGAGCATTATCTCGACTAAATATCTTCTGCAGGACGCCCAGGCAAAAGGCTACGCCGTGCCGGCGTTCAATATCCATAACGCAGAGACGATCCAGGCGATCCTCGAAGTGTGTAGCGAAATGCGATCGCCGGTGATCCTTGCGGGCACGCCCGGGACGTTTAAACACATTGCGCTCGAAGAGATCTACGCCTTGTGCAGCGCTTATTCCGTCACTTATGACATGCCGCTGGCGCTGCATCTCGATCACCACGAATCACTGGACGATATTCGCCGCAAAGTGAATGCCGGTGTACGCAGCGCAATGATCGACGGAAGCCATTATCCATTTGAGCAGAACGTGAAGCTGGTGAAATCCGTGGTCGATTTTTGCCATCTCAACGACTGTAGCGTCGAGGCAGAATTGGGGCGTTTGGGTGGCGTGGAAGATGACATGAGCGTCGACGCCGAAAGCGCATTTCTCACCGACCCACAAGAAGCGAAGCGCTTTGTTGAGCTGACCGGCGTCGATAGCCTTGCAGTGGCCATCGGCACCGCGCACGGCCTCTATACCAAACGACCCAAAATCGACTTCCAGCGACTGGCCGAAATTCGCGAAGTGGTCACCGTACCGCTGGTGCTGCATGGCGCGAGCGATGTACCGGATGAGTATGTTCGCCGCACCATTGAGCTGGGCGTGTGCAAAGTCAACGTGGCAACCGAGCTGAAAATCGCCTTTTCTGACGCCGTCAAAGCCTGGTTTGCCGACAACCCGCAAGGTAACGATCCACGCTTCTATATGCGGGTCGGCATGGATGCCATGAAAGAGGTGGTCAGAAGCAAAATTACCGTTTGTGGCTCGGCAAATCGCTTGCTGCTGCCGGCAGAAGCCTGA
- the nagA gene encoding N-acetylglucosamine-6-phosphate deacetylase, with protein sequence MSQLLRARRVLTERGWLEDHQLRIESGIITAIEPIPVGIAPRDAELLCPAYIDTHVHGGAGVDVMDDAPDILDTLAIYKAREGVGAFLPTTVTAPLEAIHGALMRIARRTRSGGPGAQVLGSYLEGPYFTPQNKGAHPPELFRELDITELNALIEVSQNTLRVVALAPEKPGALQAIRHLKQHGLRVMLGHSAATYDQTLSAFNAGADGLVHCYNGMTGLHHREPGMVGAGLTDKRAWLELIADGHHVHPGAMRLCFCCAKDRVVLITDAMQAAGMPDGDYTLCGEEVCMQNGVVRTATGGLAGSTLSLDAAVRNMVEHAGITAEDAIHMASLHPARLLGIDNQLGSLASGKHATLIALDGGLHLQRIWIQGQALPL encoded by the coding sequence ATGAGCCAGCTGTTACGCGCTCGCCGCGTGCTCACCGAACGGGGCTGGCTTGAAGACCACCAGCTACGTATTGAAAGTGGGATCATCACGGCGATTGAGCCAATTCCCGTGGGCATTGCGCCGCGCGATGCTGAGCTACTTTGCCCGGCCTATATTGATACGCACGTTCACGGCGGTGCGGGTGTGGATGTCATGGATGACGCACCCGACATACTGGATACTCTGGCGATATATAAAGCGCGTGAAGGCGTGGGCGCATTTCTGCCCACCACCGTCACCGCGCCGCTGGAGGCCATACACGGCGCACTTATGCGTATCGCCCGGCGCACTCGCTCCGGCGGTCCCGGCGCGCAGGTTCTGGGTAGCTATCTTGAAGGTCCGTACTTTACGCCGCAAAACAAAGGGGCGCACCCGCCGGAGCTTTTTCGGGAGCTGGATATCACTGAGCTGAACGCACTGATTGAGGTTTCGCAAAACACGCTGCGCGTGGTGGCGCTTGCGCCGGAAAAACCTGGCGCATTACAGGCGATTCGCCACCTTAAACAGCACGGTTTACGCGTGATGCTGGGCCATAGCGCCGCCACTTACGATCAAACCCTGTCGGCGTTTAACGCGGGCGCAGATGGGTTGGTCCACTGCTACAACGGTATGACGGGGTTACATCACAGGGAACCCGGCATGGTTGGCGCTGGGCTGACAGACAAACGTGCATGGCTGGAGCTGATTGCCGATGGTCACCATGTCCACCCTGGAGCCATGCGTCTGTGCTTCTGCTGCGCGAAAGACCGCGTGGTGCTGATCACCGATGCAATGCAGGCTGCTGGTATGCCTGACGGGGACTACACCCTGTGCGGTGAAGAGGTCTGCATGCAAAATGGTGTCGTGCGTACCGCCACCGGTGGCCTAGCGGGGAGTACGCTCTCGCTGGATGCCGCCGTCCGCAATATGGTGGAGCACGCAGGCATCACCGCTGAAGACGCGATCCATATGGCCTCGCTGCACCCTGCAAGGCTGCTGGGTATTGATAACCAGCTCGGGTCGTTAGCATCAGGCAAACACGCCACGCTCATCGCGCTGGACGGTGGTTTACACCTCCAGCGGATCTGGATTCAGGGCCAGGCTCTTCCCCTTTAG
- the agaV gene encoding PTS N-acetylgalactosamine transporter subunit IIB: protein MPNIVLCRIDERLIHGQVGVQWVGFAGANLVLVANDEVAEDPVQQNLMEMVLAEGIAVRFWSLQKVIDNIHRAADRQKILLVCKSPADFLTLVEGGVPVTRINVGNMHYANGKQQIAKTVSVDANDITAFNGLKSAGVECFVQGVPTETALDLFKLL from the coding sequence ATGCCAAACATTGTCTTATGCCGCATCGACGAACGGTTAATCCACGGTCAGGTGGGTGTGCAGTGGGTGGGGTTTGCGGGGGCAAACCTGGTGCTGGTCGCTAACGATGAGGTCGCTGAGGATCCGGTTCAACAGAACCTGATGGAAATGGTGCTCGCGGAAGGGATCGCCGTGCGCTTCTGGTCGCTGCAAAAAGTGATCGACAACATTCACCGCGCTGCCGACCGCCAGAAAATTCTGCTGGTCTGTAAATCACCCGCTGATTTTCTGACGCTGGTGGAGGGCGGCGTACCTGTCACCCGTATCAATGTAGGCAACATGCACTATGCCAATGGCAAACAACAAATTGCCAAAACGGTCTCTGTCGACGCAAACGATATCACTGCGTTCAACGGTCTGAAATCTGCCGGAGTGGAATGCTTCGTTCAGGGCGTTCCAACAGAAACTGCTTTGGATCTCTTTAAACTGCTCTGA
- a CDS encoding DeoR family transcriptional regulator yields the protein MSSTDSSAEKRITGTSERREQIIQRLRAQGSVQVNDLSHLYGVSTVTIRNDLAFLEKQGIAVRAYGGALICEGHAQGVEPSVEDKSSLNTAVKRSIAQAAAGLVKPGHRIILDSGTTTFEIARMLRQHTDVIAMTNGMNVANALLEAEGVELLMTGGHLRRQSQSFYGDQAEQSLQNYHFDMLFLGVDAIDLDRGVSTHNEDEARLNRKMCEVAERIIVVTDSSKFNRSSLHKIIDTQRIDMIIVDEGIPAESLEGLRKIGIDVVLVKE from the coding sequence ATGAGCAGCACCGATTCATCCGCAGAAAAGCGCATCACCGGCACCAGTGAAAGGCGAGAGCAAATTATTCAGCGGTTGCGGGCGCAGGGAAGCGTGCAGGTTAACGATCTTTCTCATTTATATGGTGTTTCGACGGTGACGATCCGCAACGACCTGGCCTTCCTTGAGAAGCAGGGCATTGCCGTACGTGCTTACGGCGGTGCACTGATTTGTGAAGGTCATGCACAAGGCGTTGAACCCTCAGTGGAAGATAAAAGTTCGCTGAATACGGCCGTTAAGCGCAGTATCGCGCAGGCGGCCGCTGGGCTGGTGAAGCCAGGACACCGTATCATTCTGGATTCCGGTACCACGACGTTTGAAATCGCCCGTATGCTGCGCCAGCATACGGACGTGATTGCTATGACCAACGGCATGAATGTCGCGAACGCGTTGCTGGAAGCAGAAGGGGTGGAATTGCTGATGACCGGTGGGCATTTACGCCGTCAGTCGCAATCTTTCTATGGCGACCAGGCGGAGCAATCATTACAGAATTACCATTTTGACATGCTGTTCCTGGGCGTCGACGCCATCGATCTCGATCGCGGCGTAAGCACGCATAACGAAGATGAAGCCCGTCTGAATCGCAAAATGTGCGAAGTGGCAGAGCGCATTATCGTCGTGACTGACTCCAGCAAGTTTAACCGCTCAAGCCTGCATAAAATCATTGATACCCAACGCATTGATATGATTATTGTCGACGAAGGTATTCCGGCTGAAAGTCTGGAAGGGTTACGCAAGATTGGGATAGACGTGGTGTTGGTTAAGGAATAA
- a CDS encoding SIS domain-containing protein codes for MPQITTATTGTWTEEEIRQQPASWIRSLSNIDSLRSSIDGFLTPLLRKSDLRIVLTGAGTSAFIGDIIAPWLASHTGKNFTAVPTTDLVTNPMDYFSPAHPLLLISFARSGNSPESVAAVELANQFVPECYHLSITCNEAGSLYQNAVNSDNAFALLMPAETHDRGFAMTSSITTMMASCLAVFAPETINSQTFRDVADRCQAILTSLGDFSQDVFGNAPWKRIVYLGSGGLQGAARESALKVLELTAGKLAAFYDSPTGFRHGPKSLVDHETLVVVFVSSHPYTRQYDLDLLAELRRDRQALRVVAIAAETDPVIEAGPHILLPPSRSFIDMEQAFCFLMYAQVFALSQSLSVGNTPDTPSASGTVNRVVQGVVIHPWQA; via the coding sequence ATGCCACAAATCACTACCGCCACAACTGGCACCTGGACCGAAGAAGAGATCCGTCAGCAACCAGCGAGCTGGATCCGATCGCTCAGCAACATTGATAGCCTGCGTTCGTCTATCGACGGTTTTCTGACTCCGCTGCTGCGCAAATCTGATCTGCGGATCGTCCTGACAGGGGCGGGCACATCTGCCTTTATCGGCGACATTATTGCGCCATGGCTTGCCAGCCACACCGGGAAAAACTTCACCGCCGTACCCACAACTGACCTGGTGACGAACCCAATGGATTACTTCAGCCCTGCGCATCCCTTGCTGCTGATTTCGTTTGCCCGCTCCGGCAACAGCCCGGAAAGCGTGGCGGCTGTAGAACTGGCCAATCAGTTTGTGCCGGAATGCTACCACCTGTCGATCACCTGCAATGAAGCAGGCAGTCTGTACCAGAACGCCGTCAACAGCGATAACGCCTTTGCCCTGCTAATGCCAGCCGAAACGCACGATCGCGGCTTCGCGATGACCAGCAGTATCACCACCATGATGGCAAGCTGTCTGGCGGTTTTCGCCCCGGAGACGATCAACAGCCAGACCTTCCGCGACGTAGCCGATCGCTGCCAGGCGATCCTGACGTCGCTCGGCGATTTCAGCCAGGATGTCTTTGGCAATGCGCCATGGAAGAGGATCGTCTACCTGGGAAGCGGTGGCCTGCAGGGTGCCGCGCGTGAGTCAGCGCTGAAGGTGCTGGAACTGACGGCGGGCAAACTGGCAGCATTCTACGACTCTCCTACCGGTTTCCGTCATGGGCCGAAGTCGCTGGTGGATCATGAAACGCTGGTGGTGGTGTTTGTCTCCAGCCATCCGTATACGCGTCAGTACGATCTCGATCTGCTGGCCGAACTGCGTCGCGATCGCCAGGCCCTGCGCGTGGTGGCTATCGCCGCTGAAACGGATCCGGTTATTGAAGCGGGTCCGCACATCCTGCTACCGCCTTCTCGTTCGTTTATCGATATGGAACAGGCGTTCTGCTTCCTGATGTATGCCCAGGTCTTTGCACTTTCCCAGTCGCTCAGCGTAGGCAACACCCCCGATACACCATCCGCCAGCGGCACGGTCAACCGTGTGGTTCAGGGCGTTGTTATTCATCCGTGGCAGGCTTAA
- a CDS encoding enterotoxin has product MKKILSLSMLALCVSHGAMAANYSLNNDNIALSFDDANSTVVVKDTRANHPLTPQELFFLTLPDEKKIHTADFKIKHVEKQDNGIVIDFTHPDFNVTVKLNLVKGKYASIDYTIAAVGQPREVAKITFFPTKKQSQAPYVDGAINSSPIIADSFFILPDKPIVNTYAYEATTNLNVELKTPIQPATPVSYTTYFGTFPETSQLRRSVNQFIDAVRPHPYKPYLHYNSWMDIGFFTPYSEQDVLGRMDEWNKEFITGRGVALDAFLLDDGWDDLTGRWLFGPAFSNGFGKVREKADSLRSSVGLWLSPWGGYNKPRDTRVSHAKEYGFETVDGKLALSGPNYFKNFNEQISKLIKNEHITSFKLDGMGNANSHIKGSPFASDFDASIALLHNMRNANPNLFINLTTGTNASPSWLFYADSIWRQGDDINLYGPGTPVQQWMTYRDAETYRSIVRKGPLFPLNSLMYHGIVSAENAYYGLEKVQTDSDFADQVWSYFATGTQLQELYITPSMLNKAKWDTLAQAAKWSRDNASVLADTHWIGGDPTALQVYGWASWSKNKAILGLRNPSDKPQSYYLDLTRDFEVPTGNASQFSLKAVYGRNSTVPEAYKNAVVITLQPLETLVFEALPEK; this is encoded by the coding sequence ATGAAAAAAATCCTCTCCCTCTCAATGCTTGCCCTGTGTGTTTCTCATGGCGCGATGGCAGCAAACTACAGCCTTAATAACGACAATATTGCCCTGTCATTTGATGACGCAAACTCGACGGTCGTGGTTAAAGATACCAGGGCCAACCATCCTCTGACACCGCAGGAGCTGTTCTTTCTGACGCTGCCAGATGAGAAAAAAATCCACACGGCGGATTTTAAGATCAAGCATGTCGAAAAGCAGGACAACGGAATTGTCATCGACTTCACCCATCCGGACTTTAACGTCACGGTGAAGCTGAACCTGGTGAAGGGGAAATACGCCAGCATCGACTACACCATCGCAGCCGTCGGGCAGCCTCGTGAAGTGGCGAAAATCACCTTCTTCCCAACCAAAAAGCAGTCTCAGGCACCTTATGTAGACGGGGCAATTAACAGCTCGCCGATTATCGCAGACTCGTTCTTTATCCTGCCGGATAAACCCATCGTTAATACTTACGCCTATGAAGCGACGACCAACCTCAATGTGGAGCTGAAAACGCCCATTCAGCCGGCAACGCCAGTCAGCTATACCACCTACTTCGGTACCTTCCCGGAAACCAGCCAGCTGCGACGTAGCGTAAACCAGTTTATTGATGCCGTCCGCCCGCATCCGTATAAGCCTTATCTACACTACAACAGCTGGATGGACATCGGCTTCTTTACCCCTTACTCCGAGCAGGATGTGCTGGGGCGTATGGACGAATGGAACAAAGAATTTATCACCGGGCGGGGCGTAGCGCTGGATGCTTTCCTGCTTGACGATGGCTGGGATGATCTTACAGGGCGCTGGCTGTTTGGCCCGGCATTTAGCAACGGTTTTGGCAAGGTACGAGAGAAAGCTGACAGCCTGCGCAGCTCCGTTGGCCTGTGGCTCTCGCCGTGGGGCGGATATAACAAACCGCGCGATACTCGCGTCTCACATGCAAAAGAGTATGGTTTCGAAACGGTAGACGGGAAGCTGGCGCTGTCAGGCCCGAACTACTTTAAAAACTTTAATGAGCAGATTAGTAAGCTGATAAAAAACGAGCATATTACCTCGTTTAAGCTGGACGGAATGGGCAACGCCAATTCGCATATCAAAGGCAGCCCGTTCGCCTCGGATTTTGACGCCTCTATTGCACTGCTGCATAACATGCGCAACGCCAATCCGAACCTGTTTATCAACCTGACGACCGGAACCAATGCCAGTCCATCCTGGCTGTTCTACGCTGACTCCATCTGGCGTCAGGGTGATGACATAAACCTTTATGGCCCTGGTACGCCGGTACAGCAGTGGATGACTTACCGCGACGCTGAAACGTACCGTTCCATTGTGCGCAAAGGCCCTCTGTTCCCACTAAACTCGCTGATGTATCACGGGATCGTCAGTGCAGAAAACGCCTATTACGGGCTGGAGAAAGTGCAAACGGACAGCGATTTTGCCGACCAGGTCTGGAGTTACTTTGCCACCGGCACGCAGTTGCAGGAGCTCTACATCACCCCTTCAATGCTGAATAAGGCGAAGTGGGATACCCTGGCGCAGGCGGCGAAATGGTCGCGGGATAACGCCAGCGTGCTGGCGGATACGCACTGGATTGGCGGTGACCCAACTGCGCTGCAGGTTTACGGTTGGGCATCCTGGAGTAAGAATAAAGCGATTCTCGGCTTACGTAACCCGTCGGATAAGCCGCAAAGCTACTACCTGGATTTGACGAGAGATTTCGAAGTCCCGACAGGAAACGCGTCGCAGTTTAGTCTGAAGGCAGTGTATGGACGTAATTCAACCGTACCGGAGGCGTACAAAAACGCGGTGGTGATTACGCTGCAACCGCTGGAAACGCTGGTATTTGAAGCATTACCAGAAAAATAA
- a CDS encoding PTS sugar transporter subunit IIA codes for MLGIILTGHGGFASGLEQAMKQILGEQPQFIAIDFPETSTTARLTTQLEQAVSELNAEQDIVFLTDLLGGTPFRVASTLAMQRPGSEVITGTNLQLLLEMVLERDGLSSEAFRLQALECGHRGLTSLVDELGRCREEAPAEEGI; via the coding sequence ATGTTAGGCATTATTTTGACGGGTCACGGCGGTTTTGCCAGTGGGCTTGAGCAGGCGATGAAGCAGATCCTCGGCGAGCAACCGCAGTTTATCGCCATTGATTTTCCGGAGACCTCCACCACGGCGCGGCTGACCACCCAGCTTGAGCAGGCGGTGAGCGAGCTCAATGCAGAGCAAGATATTGTATTTCTCACCGACCTGCTGGGCGGTACGCCGTTCCGCGTAGCGTCAACGCTCGCTATGCAAAGGCCCGGCAGTGAAGTGATAACGGGCACGAACCTGCAGCTGCTGCTGGAGATGGTGCTGGAGCGCGACGGTTTAAGCAGCGAAGCATTTCGATTGCAGGCGCTGGAGTGCGGACATCGTGGGCTGACAAGCCTGGTAGACGAGCTGGGGCGCTGCCGAGAGGAAGCGCCCGCTGAGGAAGGCATATGA